The DNA sequence GTCCGGTTCAAAGAACGAGTTCTTCATGTCGGCTCCTCGACTCCTTCGTCTCTTTGTTCATTCCAGTTTTGGGCAACAAAAAGATTTTATACCTTCAAGAGGAATGTCTTCGGTGTGTCGCATATCGAATTGTCTGTCTCCCAGAGCTTTATCCACTGCGATTCGCCCAAAGGTCACTTTTAGAGCGACTCCACCATCTTGCCGCCGTCGGACATTCCTCTCTCGCCGTCGGACATCTTTCTGGGCACCTTCATACCCAGAAAGCAAGCCCCTTGCGAGCACTTTACAGGTACCATTcactccaccacctcccaCCGACAATGGTGACGGTCATTTATCTGAGGAGACTAGGCCAGAAGTAATAGTGGCGGAACCTAGAGACAAAAAAAATCGATATCTGAATAGCTTGATGGAAAAAGCGGGGGAACTGAGCTTGAAATGCTCTATATTAGACGCGGAGGGTAACTGGGGAGCGGAAGGGCAAAAGTACACAAAGTTAGAGCTATGTCGCGAATATGACCTGGATGTGAGTGGACTGCATGACTGCATGGCATGTTCTGACCAAAAATATTAAGCCCCGAGATCTTCGTAAACTAGATTCCCTGTCTCCCAGTCTTGTCCCTGTAATTCTCACACGTAAAACTTGTATTCTTATATCAATGCTTCATTTTAGGGCCCTCATCAAGCCTGACAGTGTGATTGTATTCGATTCATCACACGCACACAAAGATGTCACAAGAAGGTTCAAATATCACTTGGAGAGGAATATTAAAGCCGGACTGGGGATAAAAGTTGGCGGAGCGGATGAGGAAAAGTGTGATGAAATTGTGCTGAGCTATGAGCATAGGTCAGTCCATTGTCGTACTGCCGAAGCTTGAGCTGATCGAATCAGGGCGCTGGAATCAATATTGGTGGTAACCGCGAATGCATtagaggaggaaatggcTTTCAGCAGGCATATCGTCCAGCAACTATTGGCTGATCTTGAAGACCACATCGATCGGGAAAACTTGAAAAAACTTTTGCATTACTCCAAGAAGATTGCGGCTTTCCAAAGCCGAGCGCGTTATGTCAAGAGCGCGATCGATGAATTGCTTGATTCTGGTAAGTATTcgttttgccttttttttcgcaTCACAGCACTGATTTTTGACCAGATGAGGATCTTTCCGCAATGTATCTTACATCGAGGGCGCAGGGACGGCCACGTGCGTTGCACGACCATGAACAGCTTGAGCTTTTACTCGAGAGCTTCGTGAAGCAAGTGGAAGAGATCGTCAGTGAGGTTGATACTACTGTCGTACGTCGTTTCCTTGTCTAGCTTGCCAATAAACCTCACGCTTCTCACCTCTAGGTTAATATGCAATCGACGCAAGAAATTGCCGAGTTGATGCTCGATTCTGGTCGGAACGCTCTCCTTGCGCTCGACATCAAAATCTCAATAGCAACACTAGGTATCGGTTCCGGAGCTCTCCTCGCAGGTTTATTCGGTATGAACGTATGTCTTCCTCCTGTATTTGCTATCGAGGCTGCCGCTGATTTTATATTCTTTCCCCACCCAGTTAACAACACAGCTCGAAGAAACGCCTTATGCTTTCGCCGTCATCTCATCCACCGCGTTCTTGGTCACCGTCCTGATCACAGCTTACGGTCTCCGTACCCTCCGTCGCGTTCGACGCGTTGCCCTCTCGGGCCGTAATCCTGCGGTCCTCTCCTCTGTCCTCGGTTCTGCCTCGTGGGACTCGAGCGTGGCCCAGTTTTCACAAGGTTTCGACCCGGCATTGGTCGATATGCGCACGGAAATGGCGAAGCGCGCGATATGGGAGAGATTGTGGTGGGGCAGtaagaggaaagaggtggaggaaggagaaaagtggaggaaagCGTACACGTATGCGAGTGCGAAGAaagagcaggagaagaggaaatgggCAAGACTACCTGGTGGGCAAACGAGATAAATGCTCTCATGCTTTCCCATTATTATTACAAACGGGGATATAATGTTTCAAAAGTTGTCTAAATAAATGGGTTGAAATTATATTCATACATAAATAACGCAGTTTCCAGCTTAACAAGTCATCTAGCATAGAAAGTTTGTAGCCAGTCTTTTTTGTTGCATTTGCATCCCCTCTcatgagaagagaaaaatcAATTTATTACCATGCATCTATATACATTTGGTCGCTACATCATTAGACACGATTGATATGCTTTGATTAAGTGTTGAGTGATGGATGCAATATGAATGAAGCCTGAGAAAAGCCCGAGAAAAAAATAATAATTCTGCAAGATGTGCAAAGTGCTAGAGTTGAAAGAATCTATTGGATGGGCTACATCAATCATCCGTCAGTctgatttctttttttacctttgctttttcttttttttttggccaaAGAGATTTCGACTCACAATCCACTGTCCCATAATCGCGACCGGTACACCCCATGCATCTCTCCTGATCGTCACGCTAAACGCACATTTCATCTCCCTATACTCTTCCCCGATGGCTGTGCCCGCATCCGAGCTTGCACCGTCGTTGAACAGCATGTTTTGGTGGGGCAACGCAAGGTCGGGCGTGTAGGGTGCTTGTGGGGGCCCGGAAGTGGCTGATTTGGAAATGTGGTTGGAATTGGCGTTGGTGAGGTGACGCGGTGGGTGGCGAGtaagggaaaggggaatgTGGAGAGTACAGAATATAGACATTGCTCTTTGGCCTGATCCTCTTTGTTAGACGACTTTTTTCCgcggggggggggggacTTTCTTCACAGATGATGGGTAAACTTACTAGGGTCGAACGCGATTTTCGCGTATCCTTCCCAATATCTTACCGCACTGTCTTCATCCATGAGTTCGTAAACACAAAGTTGGCCATCACGGAACATGTATGCGGGAATACCGGTCAGGTTGGAAAACTCTTGGTTGGCTTTTTGAATTTCTCCCGTTCGTCGCCAGATACATGAAGGGGTATGGATAGCTGTCTCAAAGTGTCAGCGATTAACCGCCAGCGACTTGCTAGTGTGGAATGGACGGCTCACAAGCAAAAGCCCTGTCATACTCGAGCATCCATCGCTCCATAGCTTCTTCTACAAATACCAAGTCGACATTGGTCAATGTCTTTGCGATTTGCCTAAACTTTGGTCTGAAGCCAGCAAGAGCAGCAAGGATTCGTCGGCGAGATTCAGGTGAGATGCTCTTCCCGAATGCAGGTGTATTGGGCGCCAAAGCTGCTCTcgttcatcatcatgagCATCAGAAGCGACTAAAttggagaaaaaagaaaagacgCACGAGCAACAGACAATCTACCGTTCCTCATTGCGGCCGTAGACCTCTGCGGGCTTTCGTCCGGTATCTCGGACCCGGCACGACTGTCCATCCTGGGTGCCGCCCGTCCAGACTCCATCCACTTGTTCATACGTTCGTATCCCTTGGCATAGTCGTAAGGCTTGAGAAGACCGGCATCGTACTTGGCCTTGATGACTTGTGCAAGACGAGAGGCACGGGTACCGTTTGGCTGATCAGCAGCCGCCATGAGGTATTTGTCGCTGTAGAAGACGTTACTATGTCAGTGGGAATATCGTTTTTaagagggagagaaagacTTGCATTCTGGACATTTGGTTGAGTttgcctttgcccttgttTAACCCAACACCGTATGGCGCCCCAgacgaagaaaagagatTCGCGTCGGAAGAACTCGCAATGGATAAACTGTTGCTAGCGTCTGGCTTGTCCAGCTGGTTcatgaaggagaggaaatCATTGGGAAGATTAGGGACGCCCAAGTCTTTCATGAATTTGCTACAGGTTAGAATGTCAGATGTGCTTTGGAATATAGGCATGAAATCAGCCCACCTCAAAGCAGCCAGCTCCCCGTCCTCTCTAGACGATCCCAATGGCGGCGGACCCATGATACCCGCATCCCCTGGGTTTTGAATCTGTTCTGAAGGAGCATCGCTGAACGGGATTTGAGCTGCGCCAGCATCGGGAAGTAATGGCCAGCTAGGGACAAAGTTGGAGTCGGTATACACTGGCATCGGCTGGGCTGAGGATGGCAAGACTTGGGACTGATTAAGAGactgttgctgct is a window from the Cryptococcus neoformans var. neoformans JEC21 chromosome 2 sequence genome containing:
- a CDS encoding transcriptional regulatory protein, putative, translated to MQNNAPSSFQGYPFPPQQSDLYTFAPVSQQQQQLYYAAQPATDQHASADSSESAGPSQKKTPAGARKHGVKEEPEEHGKADEPRKKRTKRSAGKACVYCRRSHMVCEGGRPCERCIKREIPHLCRDCTPPPQNQQSPHKQEPQQQQQTQQQQSLNQSQVLPSSAQPMPVYTDSNFVPSWPLLPDAGAAQIPFSDAPSEQIQNPGDAGIMGPPPLGSSREDGELAALSKFMKDLGVPNLPNDFLSFMNQLDKPDASNSLSIASSSDANLFSSSGAPYGVGLNKGKGKLNQMSRIDKYLMAAADQPNGTRASRLAQVIKAKYDAGLLKPYDYAKGYERMNKWMESGRAAPRMDSRAGSEIPDESPQRSTAAMRNGRLSVAPLAPNTPAFGKSISPESRRRILAALAGFRPKFRQIAKTLTNVDLVFVEEAMERWMLEYDRAFASIHTPSCIWRRTGEIQKANQEFSNLTGIPAYMFRDGQLCVYELMDEDSAVRYWEGYAKIAFDPSQRAMSIFCTLHIPLSLTRHPPRHLTNANSNHISKSATSGPPQAPYTPDLALPHQNMLFNDGASSDAGTAIGEEYREMKCAFSVTIRRDAWGVPVAIMGQWIPIQ
- a CDS encoding magnesium ion transporter, putative produces the protein MSSVCRISNCLSPRALSTAIRPKVTFRATPPSCRRRTFLSRRRTSFWAPSYPESKPLASTLQVPFTPPPPTDNGDGHLSEETRPEVIVAEPRDKKNRYLNSLMEKAGELSLKCSILDAEGNWGAEGQKYTKLELCREYDLDPRDLRKLDSLSPSLVPVILTRKTCILISMLHFRALIKPDSVIVFDSSHAHKDVTRRFKYHLERNIKAGLGIKVGGADEEKCDEIVLSYEHRALESILVVTANALEEEMAFSRHIVQQLLADLEDHIDRENLKKLLHYSKKIAAFQSRARYVKSAIDELLDSDEDLSAMYLTSRAQGRPRALHDHEQLELLLESFVKQVEEIVSEVDTTVVNMQSTQEIAELMLDSGRNALLALDIKISIATLGIGSGALLAGLFGMNLTTQLEETPYAFAVISSTAFLVTVLITAYGLRTLRRVRRVALSGRNPAVLSSVLGSASWDSSVAQFSQGFDPALVDMRTEMAKRAIWERLWWGSKRKEVEEGEKWRKAYTYASAKKEQEKRKWARLPGGQTR